One genomic segment of Humidesulfovibrio mexicanus includes these proteins:
- a CDS encoding DVU_1553 family AMP-dependent CoA ligase, which yields MRRSPLDAWLAGRMGLERLAPEAVQAWRMAELRRTLAWARQASPFHAARLAGVDLDALRGPSDLAVLPRMEAADLAQPGLLTVSQDEVERVVSLPTSGSSGPPKRLSFSRADLARTIDFFAVGMGTLAGPGDAVLVLLPGRREWGVADLLVRALPGIGARAVLPPEPWAPAELPEFMAAHGVTCLVAAPTQLRALLALPSQAFGIVRAVLSSAEPLPGDLRAELQAAWGCEVFDHWGMTETGYGGGVECAAHSGYHLREADVLVEIAAPGSGALLPLGAVGEILVTTLGERAMPLVRYRTGDAACWLSGPCPCGSPLGRLGRVPGRIGPGGTIVQIRKGERRA from the coding sequence ATGAGGCGCAGCCCGCTGGATGCCTGGCTGGCCGGGCGCATGGGCCTGGAGCGTCTTGCTCCGGAAGCCGTCCAAGCCTGGCGGATGGCCGAGTTGCGGCGCACCCTCGCCTGGGCGCGGCAAGCCAGTCCCTTTCATGCGGCACGTCTTGCGGGCGTTGACCTGGACGCCCTGCGCGGGCCTTCGGATTTGGCCGTGCTGCCGCGCATGGAGGCCGCGGATCTTGCCCAGCCGGGCCTGCTCACCGTGAGCCAGGACGAGGTGGAGCGCGTGGTGAGCCTGCCGACTTCGGGTTCCAGCGGGCCGCCCAAGCGCTTGTCATTTTCCCGTGCCGACCTGGCGCGGACCATCGACTTTTTCGCCGTGGGCATGGGTACATTAGCCGGGCCGGGCGACGCGGTCCTGGTGCTGCTGCCCGGCCGCCGGGAGTGGGGGGTTGCGGATCTGCTGGTTCGTGCGCTGCCGGGCATCGGGGCGCGCGCCGTGCTCCCGCCGGAGCCCTGGGCCCCTGCGGAGCTGCCGGAGTTCATGGCCGCGCACGGCGTCACCTGTCTTGTGGCCGCGCCCACCCAACTCCGCGCTTTGTTGGCCTTGCCGTCACAGGCGTTCGGGATTGTGCGCGCCGTGCTTTCCAGCGCCGAGCCCCTGCCCGGGGATTTGCGCGCCGAATTGCAGGCCGCCTGGGGCTGCGAGGTCTTCGACCATTGGGGCATGACCGAAACCGGCTATGGCGGAGGCGTTGAATGCGCCGCCCACTCGGGTTATCATCTGCGCGAGGCCGATGTGCTGGTGGAGATCGCCGCCCCTGGAAGCGGCGCGCTCTTGCCGCTGGGGGCGGTGGGGGAAATTCTGGTCACGACCCTGGGCGAGCGGGCCATGCCCCTTGTGCGCTACCGCACGGGCGACGCCGCGTGCTGGCTCTCCGGCCCCTGCCCGTGTGGCAGTCCGCTGGGGAGGCTGGGCCGCGTGCCGGGCAGG